GCCTGGCCCATTCGCCTGAAAGAAGGGGAAAAGGTCTATACAGAGACCATTGAACAAAAGGGTGCGGCTCAACAAAGGTTAGAGAAATTGCAGGCAGCCCATAAAGAATGGACTAAATTAGAAGATCAGCGCAAAAATCTTAGCCACCGTATGAATCTGCTTAAAAATTTGCAAACGGTTTTTAAGGGCAATGCCTTTGTGGAATTTGTGGCTCAAGAACAGCTGATCAATGTATCCTTAGATGCCTCCGAACGTCTCAAACAATTGACCAATCAGCGTTATGCCCTTGAGGTGGATGCTGAAGGCGGCTTTATCATGCGGGATGATGCTAATGGCGGAGTCCGCAGGCCGGTCAATAGTTTATCAGGCGGTGAAACCTTTCTTACCTCATTAGCACTGGCCTTGGCTTTATCCACTCAGATTCAGCTGCGCGGGCGATCCCCGCTGGAGTTTTTCTTCTTGGATGAAGGGTTTGGAACCCTTGATGCCAATCTTCTGGAGACGGTCATGAATACTCTTGAGAAACTGCACCTGCAGAACCTGACCATTGGTATTATAAGCCATGTGCCTGAACTCAAGAATCGTCTCTCCCGCCGCTTAGTTCTTACTCCTGCAGAAGCTGGGGGAGCGGGAAGCCGGGTTAAGTTGGAAATGGCCTAGACTAGATTCTCACATAAAGCAGGGGAGATTTGCAAAAAATCCCCTGCTTTAATTTACCAGTTTCAATTGGTTAAATTATTTGATATTTTGGGACAAACAAGTTTTTTATTAACTTTGAAAATTTAGGTATTGACTAAAGTATGTAAAAGGGTCATACTATGAAAAAGACTAAAACAAAGTTTTATATAATGAAACTTTGTTTGGGAATTAAATCCAAATAGATGTAGTCTTTATTTTACGACTTCTAATTTGATGGTGAGAATGGAGGATTATCCGTGGCGGAGAAATATGTGCAAACTTTGGAGCGATCACTAGATGTTCTGGAGGTACTGGCGCATGCTGAAGAACCCCTAGGGGTTACGGAAATTGGGAATCGCATTAGTTTGCATAAGAGCACAGTACATCGAATTTTGCAAACATTATGTCATCGGGGTTATGTTGAGCGAAAAAAGGACAGTGAGCGCTATCAATTAGGTATTAAAATTATTGAACTAGGTATTCGTTTTTTCAATGATTTAGAGATTCGTAAAGTGGCAGCACCGATTCTCAGTGATTTGGTAAAGGTACTGGATGAGGTTGTTCACTTGGTGCTCCCTGATGATGGAGAAATCGTGTATATCGACAGGGCAGAGAGCTCCCAAGTTGTCAGCATGCATTCCAAAGTGGGACGGAGAGCACCAATGCACTGCACAGCGGTAGGAAAAGCGCTGCTTTCCACTTTGCCGGAAGAAGAAGTGCGCCATATCCTGGAAGTCAAAGGAATGACAAAATACACACCCAATACGATTACAGACCCAGAGGTTTTATTGGAAGGTTTAAGGAAGATCCGGACCAGCAAGATATCTGTTGAGACAGAAGAAAATGAAATCGGAATCATATGTTTAGGGACTCCAATTTTTGACTATTCCGGTCGGGCCATTGGTGCTATCAGCGTTTCCGGACCTGCATCCAGGATTACGGAAAAAGGGATTGACTGGATTGGCGGAGAGTTAAAAACCGCCGGAGAATTGGTTTCTGCTAAATTAGGTTTTGATTTTTTCAAAAAAGCTAACTAACCGTAATTTGCAATTCGTCTAAATCCACAAAATAAGTTAAATTTTTGGAAAGTTTCCTATTGACGATTTACTCAGATAGCGTAATAATATAATCATAAGTTATGAAACTGTGTTTTGCTAAATGAAACGATTGGGCACTAACTTTGAAAGAAAGGGGAGCTTACAGTCGGAGTATGTCAATGGGGGAACTTTTCAATCGGGATAACAACGCTGAAACTTTATCCGTCTGGTAGTCTGAAATCTGGCAGTGAAGGGGGAACTATAAGTGGGGGTTTTGACAGAAGTATATGAGATGTTAAACACGTGTAACAAGTGTGGTGGCTGCCATACAGCTTGTAAGACCTATAAGTTGACTGGGGCAGAGGAAATGTCTACACGCGGAAGAATTCAGCTCATTAAAGCAGTCGCCGATGGGAAATTAGAACCTAATCAAGAGTATGAAGATGCTATCATGAGCTGTCTGTTGTGCGGAGAATGTGCAGTCACATGTCCAAACGGCGTACATGGCAATGAACTCGTCATGGCCGCACGGCGGGATCTGAAACTAAGAAAAGGAATCAAGCCATTTGCCAAGTCATTTGCTTTAAAGACCCTGGCAAGTCCGAAGAAGTTGGGCAGAGGATTCAGTCTTTTTGGGGGAATGGGCAAAAGTATCCTCAACAAAATTGATGGCTTAGACTATTTTCGCGGCATTGATATTCGGAATTTTCCTACAGCAAAAAAACCATTTCTGGAGCAGGTCCCAGAGAGAATTATGGTGCAGCAGCCGAAGCATAAAGTTGGATTTTATGTAGGTTGCTTTCTCAATTACTCCTTAGACCAAACGGCTCATTCTGTTGTTAAAGTATTAACCAAAAATGACTGTGAAGTTATTATTCCCAAAGACCAGGTATGCTGCGGTCTGCCGCAATATTGCTATGGTGACTTTGAAACAGCGAAAAGAAACGCCCGCAAAACCATTGATACCTTTTTAGATAAGTATAAGGAAGCTGAAGTTGTGCTTTCTGCATGCGCATCTTGTGCCTCCATGCTTAAACATGACTATCTGAAGCTCTTTGCAGATGAGCCTTCCTATCTCCCCAAAGTGCAATCATTCTGTGAAAAAGTAGTGGAATTTTCAGAATATATGGCGAAAATCGGTGTTGATGAGAGCCAGCTTCATAATTCAAGTCCTGTAACAGTCACTTATCATGATCCTTGCCACATGGTTCGGGGTCTTAAAGTAACGAAACAGCCCCGGCAATTGCTGCAAATGATTCCTCGGGTTGAATATAAGGAAATGTTTGAAGCTAATCGCTGCTGTGGGGCAGCAGGTTTAATCCAAGCCTTCTATCATGAGGTATCAACGGATATCACCGTTCAGAAGACACAAAACATCAAGGATACCAATGCAGATTTGGTGGCTACAAGTTGCCCGGCTTGCATGTTGAGACTTCAAGGCGGCATCAACAAAGCCGGTCAAAAACAAAAGGTTATGCATGTTGCCGATCTAATGGCCAACGCTTACGAAGACTAATTGACTAAATGCAGGTAAGAATTATTTTAATTTTGTATATGGTCTGACCTTTACAACTCATTATGGTCTGACCGAAATCGAAAATTTCCCTTTGCGGAACATGCTGACCGCAAGTTCTAGTAAATGAATGGAAGGGCGGGTAGTCATGAGTAACGTCAATATCAGCAAGTTAAAGGGGATTGTCGGGGATGCCTATGTCATCGATTCCCCTTCTGAAATGGCTAAATATCTAAAAGGTCAAGGTAAGCCTGGAGTTGTCGTCTTGCCGGGCAATACCTCAGAAGTTTCAAACATCGTGAAAGCGGCAAATGAGCAGAATGTGAAATTAGCCGTAGGCGGGGCAGTGGTAGATACCCAGGGGCTTTCTGGCGGGATCGCTATGGTTATGTCCCGGATGGACCGGATCTTAGAAATGGACAAGCAAAACCTGGTTGCTATCGTCGAACCAGGACTTCTTCATAAGGAATTTCTTCTTAAAGTTATGGAAGCCGGCTTAAACTTTCCTCCGGAGCCCTTTGAAGTCGAAACCAGCTCCATTGGCGGCTGCTTTGCCATTGGCGACTGCGATTCGAAATCCTTTGAATATGGGCCGACCCGGGCGTTCCTTTTGGGATTTGAGATGGTTCTCCCCACCGGAGAAATTCTGGATATCGGCAATAAATGTATTAAGAATGTTTCCGGCTTGGATTTCATTCACTTCGCTGTGGGCAGCCAAGGAACATTTGGAATCTTCACCAAACTGCTGGTGAAGCTTTTACCGCCGCCGGAGGCCAGAAGAGCCGTGGTTGGAACCTTCACCTCCATGCATAAGGCCAACGCAGCCTTCAATACCTTAATCAAACGGAATGTCCACCCCACTCGTATGAATCTCATCAATGCGGCTTATGCAAAAGATGCGCTGCCCGGAACAGAAGGACAACTGGTGATCATTGATTTGCAGGGATTTAAAGAATCCGGCAAAAACATTGCTAATGAGATTGCTGCAGTGCTTACCTTAGGTGGGGGCACGGATGTAAAGATCATTGAGGATGGGGCTGAGTATGATCAAGTGATCAATGGTTGGCTTAAAGTCCGCGCCGGCTTCAATGCAAAGCCTGCCAGAACAGTGGAGTTTACGGTTGGCCCGATGAAAATGCCTCAAGCTCTGACCCAGCTGGAAGCACTCACTGGTGATTTAGGAGCTTATCCCGGCGTGATTGTCGAAGGACTTCTCGGCTATGTTGGTTTGGCACTGCCTGAGGGAACGGATAAACTGGATTTAGCCACGAAAGTGAATAAACTAGCCATGTCCTTGGGCGGGGGCATGAAGGGCCTCTTGGGTCATAAGCTCAAAGCTGAAGTATACAATGATGCGGAAATGTGGCAGCAAACCACAGGTTTGCTCCGTGAACTGCGTCAGCAATTTGACCCCAAAGGGATTCTCAATCCTGGGGTAAGTCTAGAGGCTTAAGAAGGAGGAGGTCTGAATATGTTAAGCCAAGCGGTTGTTAAGCGGTTGAAGGAAATTGTTGGGGAGAAAAACGTGGTCACAGACAAAGTTGGCCTGTTGACCTACGGTTATGACGGCACTCTATTATCAGGTGAAGCCTTAGGCGTCGTTTCTCCGCAAACAACGGAACAGGTCGTTGAAATTGTCAAATTGATGAACGAGCACAATATTAAACTTGTTCCCCGGGGCGCTGGTACCAATGAAAGTGGTGGAACAATTCCTTCTCAAGAATCTGTGGTAATTAGCTTTACGAAAATGACTAAAATACATGAAATAGACACGGAAAACTTTGTAGCAGTGGTTGAGCCCGGAGTCATTAATTTTGACCTGCAAGTCGAATTGGAAAAGAAAAAATTCTATTTCCCTCCCGACCCCTCCTCCTTTAAGGCCTCAACAATCGGCGGGAATGTCGGCGAATGCTCCGGCGGGCCGAAATGTTTTAAATACGGGGTTACCCGGGATTATATCTTGGGTCTGGAAGTCGTTCTCCCCAATGGCAAAGTCATTCAAACAGGGGGGCGTAACTTCCAAAGTGAGCCGGGCTATGATTTGACTCGAATCATGACCGGGGCAGAAGGGATTCTGGGCTTAATCACTAAAATTTTCGTTCGGATCATACCGATGCCCAGAGCTAAGAAAACAATGCTGGCTATTTATGACAAAGTTGAGGATGCTTCGAAAACCGTGGCAGACATTGTCGCCGCTGGTATTATTCCCACAACCCTGGAATTGATGGATAATTTGCTGATCAATACCACAGAGGACTTTACCCATGCCGGGCTTCCCCGTGACGCTGGTGCGGTTCTCATTATTGAGGTTGACGGTTATCCTGAAGATATGGACGGGCAAGTTAAGACTATTGGCGAAATTGCCCGGAAATTTGCCAAAGATTTTAAAATTGCCCAATCAGCTATTGAAGTGGATCAAGTTTGGACTTCCCGGCGCAGTGCTTTCGGATCCGTTGCCCGGGTAAGACCATCCTATGGTGTCAACGATATTACAGTTCCGAGAAGTAATTTCCCTAAAGCCATTGAGGGAGTTCTTAAAGTAGCCAAAGATTTTGGGGTGACCATCGGTGTTGTGGCCCATGCCGGCGACGGAAATCTCCATCCGCTGATTCTTTTCGATCAACGGAACAAAGAGGAAGTTGAAACCGTCCATGCCGCTGAACAGGCCCTATGTATGATGGCTCTCGATCTCGAGGGTACAATAAGTGGTGAGCACGGAATCGGACTCGTCAAGAAGAAGTATCTGGATTCGGAGTTCACTCCGGCTGCTATGGAAGCCTTCAGAAAGATTAAGAGAAGCTTTGATCCGGACAATCGGTTTAATCCAGGAAAGATCATCGATCTATAAGAGTATTTAGTATGTGAACACTGCTCTGGTGTTTACTCTACTGGAGCAGTTTCTCTAAGAAGAATCATTGTCACTTCGGCAAAGAAGTGCATTTCTTTGCCGAAGCAGGACATACTATACCGGAGCTTCTAGACTGGTATGCTATACTAACTATCTCGTTGACGTTGCTGGATGAGAACTGATCTGTCATAATCTAATATTCAAGATTTAAAAGTGAGAATACAGAATTAAAGTAACCCTATTGTTCAAAATATTTCGATAATTTAGCGTTGTTTAGGGAGGGGAACTATGCAAGACAGAGTTTTCAAGCTTCAAGAATTAGCCAAGTTTGATGCAAAGGTTCCTCAAAAAGTTATGGTATATCAGTCGGACAAAACCCTGGGAGCAATGTGGTGTTTGGAGCCCGGTCAAGAGGTCTTCCTTCATCAGCATCCTAATGCTGACGATGTCTGGATTTGCCTGGAAGGAGAGTCTGGTCTCTATTTTGCGGGTGAGGGCAAAGAAGTTGAGATTAGCAAAGGTGTCGCTATTCTTGCTAAGGCTGGTCAAACTCATGGTATGCGCAATACAGGCAGTGATCGCTTCGTGTTCATTGGCATTGCCGCACCGGTGCCCGTCGAGACAGAAAAGCTGGAATAAATAAATCAAAACGATAATCTCCTAAAAAACCACAAATAATACTGTTGACTAATGAGCTAATAAGATGGATAATGGTCTTAAGGAAAAATGAAACTTGGTTTTACAATGTGAAACGAAGTGATTTCCAACTTAGCGAGTAATTATTACTACGAAGCGCTAGGAAGCAGTGTTTTATAACCCTTCAGAATATTTGTCGCGAATACTAAGTGGAAGGGAGGGACCATTCTCTTTTAACTAGTGGGTATCAAAGATTGCTAGAGGGTATGAGTCTAGTAGAACATCTGATCTTAAGGCGACCTGAATAATTGCAGAAAATTTCATTATGGAAGTGAGAACGTATGGCAAAATTTCTAGAATTCCAGGGAAAAGAGTGGCTTAGAAAATCAGGACTGCCGGTACCTCAAGGCCGGGTAGCCTCCACTCCGGAAGAAGCTAAGCAGATTGCCGAGGAAATAGGCAAAGCCGTTGCCGTAAAAGGCCAGGTTCAGGCAGGCGGACGTGGTAAAGCAGGAATCGTTAAATTAGTCAATACTCCAGATGAAGCAGCAGCCGCTGCAGCTGAAATTCTTGCTAAAACTATTGGAAAAAATCCTATCAAACAAGTTCTCGTTGAAGAAAAGCTGGACATTAAAAAAGAGTATTACTGTTCCTTTGTTATTAACGGAGCCAGGGAAGCACGTTCTCCTATGCTGATGTTCAGTGCTGAAGGCGGAATGGATATTGAAAGTGTTCCGGAAGAGCTGATTTTCAAAGTTAACGTTGATCCTATCAATGGCCTTCAAATTTATGACGCAGTGGATGTTTGCGCTCGTGCCGGCATTCCTCCTCAAGATCTGAATAAGTTTGCAGGTTTTCTCTCGAAGCTGTCCCAAGCTTACAAAAAACTGGACTGCCAAACTCTTGAAATCAATCCTTTTGTTATGACGGGTAGCGGAAACTTGGTATGTGCAGACTGCAAAATGGAAATTGACAACAGTTCCGTTGGACGTCATCCGGAGTTTGGAATTTCCATCGCCAGGGATCTGCCGGGTGCTCCCACAGAGCTAGACTTAATCGGCTGGAGCATCGAAGAAACAGATGCCCGCGGAACAGGGTTCCTGATGAATATGGGCTATGACGAAGTAAGCCCTGGCTATATCGGCTACCATCCAATCGGCGGCGGATCAGCCATGATGGGCTTGGATGCCTTGAACCAAGTTGGCCTTAAACCGGCTAACTATGCAGATACCAGCGGTAACCCTGTTGGCTCAAAAATTTACCGGGTTGCTAAATGCGTACTGTCTCAGCCCAATATTGACGGCTACCTCTTGGGCGGATTCATGATGGCCAATCAAGAGCAGTGGCATCATGCTCACGCTATCGTCAAAGTACTCAGAGAGATTCTGCCCACCCAAAAGCCGGGACTGCCTTGTGTACTGCTCCTCTGCGGCAACCGGGAAGATGAATCTTTGGAAATTCTCAGAACAGGTCTGGCTGACTTAATGACTCCCGATGGTCCTGGTAAGAGAATTGAAATTTACGGTAAAGAGTATGTAACAGATACGAAATTCATCGGACAACGACTTCTGGCTCTGAGCAAAGAATATAGAGCTGAAAAAGAATCTCAAGGAAAGTAGGGGAAACCTGTGCTGGAATTCGCAGAAAAAAGTTTGACAGTTAGAATCGATACCAGCAAGTGTGATGCATGCGAGACAAAAGCATGTGCCGAGGCGTGCAAAAAGTACGCTCGGGGATTGCTTGGGATTGATGACAAAGGCAGAGCTTCCGTTGCGCATCATGATGCTGACGAAGTTTTGCGTCTTGGAACTGAGTGTTTAGCATGTGAGCTCGCTTGTAAGACCAAAGGGAACAATGCCATAACCATTGAGGTTCCTGTCAAAGGTTTGGATGAGTACCTTCAGAAACGCCAATAGCAATAAAAGTAAGCAGATAGGTCGTTTATTGAAACGAAGCAAAATGTTAAATGAGGGATAAAAATGGGCATTTTGATCAATAAGAGTACCAAGGTTATCGTCCAGGGGATAACGGGTCGGGAAGGATCTGTTCGGACAAAATATATGAAAGAATACGGTACCCAAGTCATCGGCGGCACCAGTCCGGGAAAAGCCGGGGAGCAGGTACACGGTATACCGGTTTTTAACACCGTTAAGGAAATCGTCCGGGAACAAGGGGAAATCGACTTCAGTGTTATCTTTGTACCGGGAAAAATCTTGAAAACAGCTGTTTTCGAAGCAGTGGATGCAGGGGTTAAGAATATTATTCCTTGCGTTGAAGGCACTCCTATCCACGATATCATGGAGATGATTGCCTATGCCAATTCCAAAGGCTCAAGACTTTTGGGGCCTGGTTCCATCGGTATTATTACCCCAGGCGAAGCAGTTGTAGGCTGGCTGGGCGGCAACAAAGAATGGGCCAATAAGTTCTTCAAAAGAGGAAATATTGGGGTCTTCTCCCGCAGCGGCGGTCAATCGGGAACCATTCCCTGGCTTTTGAGAGAAGGGGGATTTGGTGTAAGTACGGTTATTCATACCGGGACTGAGCCTGTTCTGGGAACCTCTATGGCAGATCTGCTGCCTATGTTTGAGGCTGATCCGGAGACCAAGGGTGTCGCTGTTTATGCTGAAATCGGAGGCACACAAGAAGAAGAGTGTGCTGAAGTTATCGCAGCCGGTCAATTCACAAAGCCTTTTGTAGTCTATGTGGCAGGGGCTTGGGCACCGGCAGGCATGCGCTTCTCCCATGCCTCCAACATTGTTGAGCGCGGCAGGGGTTCAGCAAAAAGCAAGATGGAAGCGATTACAAAAGCCGGGGGATATGTGGCTGAAACTCCGACGGATATCCCCATTATCTTAAAAGAGAAAATCAAAGACTAAGGTTAAAGGTTCCAAGTAACGGTATCCCAAGGGCTAAGCCCTAAAAATAAAATAAAAATATTGGGAGGTAATACTAATGGCAATTATGAGATCCGTAATGTATATTCCTGGAAACAACCCTAAGATGGTAGCAAAAGCACCTGAGTTCACTGCTGACATCATTACCTTAGACCTTGAAGACTCTGTACCACCAGCGGAGAAAGAAGCTGCCCGGGAAATTGTTCGTGAAAACCTTAAATATGCAGGTTCTTCAGGCGCTCAAGTTTATGTACGTATCAATAACTGGGAAACTGAATTGACCAACGACGATTTAGAAGCTATTGTTCATGAAGGCCTTCATGGTGTAACTCTGGCTAAAACCGGTTGTGCTGCAGACGTACAGCGCCTTGACTGGAAACTGGAAGAACTGGAGCGTCGTCGTGGTTTGGAAGTTGGATCCATTAAAATCTCCATGCTTCTTGAAACCGCTAAAGGAATTATCAACGCTGCTGAGTGCTGCTTAGCCAGCCCGCGTAACGTTAACGCTATCTTCGGAGCTGTTGACTATTGCCGTGATATGCGCGTGAAGCTGACCAATGAAGGTGTTGAGCAGCAATATGGCCGCGCTCATGTAGCCGTTGCTTGCCGTGCTGCCCGAATTGTTGCTATTGATGCTCCTTTCGTTGACTTCAAGAACATTGAAGCTTTTGAGAAAAACGTTGCTGAAGGACGCCAAATGGGTTATGAAGGCCGTATGATTATCCACCCAGGACAAATCGAGCCTTCAAACCGTATGTACTCCCCAGATCCTGCTGATGTTGAATGGGCTACCGGCGTAGTTAAAGTCTTCGAAGAAGAAGGTATTGCTAAAGGCAAAGCTTCCGTTTCTTACAACGGCAAAATGGTAGACACTCCTGTTTACTTAAATGCTAAAGACATCTTAGCAGCTCAAGCCGAAATTGATGCTAAAACTAAGTAAGATTATTTTCTTATGGAGTGTTTGGTTGCCTCTTGAGGGAGGCAGCCAAACAAATCCGCTCCCCATGGTTTTTTGATTTAAAAGGTTATGCTATTCCACTAAAACGAAAAGGTATTGAAAGGGAGATGCACAGATGACGCGCATTAAAAATCTTCGTGAAGAGGCTCTGGCATTCCATGCAGAGAGACCGGGTAAACTGGAAGTCAGAGTGACATGCCCTGCAAGTGACAGAGATGACTTGACCCTGGCATATTCTCCTGGAGTCGCTGAACCCGTTAAAGAAATTGGTAAAGACATTGAAAATCTGGATATTTATACGAACCATGCTAACTTTGTCAGTATTGTATCTAACGGAACAGCTATTCTGGGCCTTGGTGATCTGGGTGCTGCTGCCTCCATGCCGGTTATGGAAGGGAAGGCTCTTCTCTTTAAAACCTTTGGAGATGTGGATGCATTCCCAATCTGTGTTAATACTAAAGACGTTAACAAGATAATTGAGCTTGTTGAATTAACCTCCCCTACCTTTGGGGGTGTTAATCTGGAGGATATTAAGGCTCCTGAGTGTTTCCAAATTGAGGAAGGACTTAAAGCCCGCGGGATCTTTAAAGGACCTATTTTTCATGATGATCAGCATGGAACGGCTGTCGTCACCCTGGCTGGACTCTATAATGCTCTGAAAGTTGTCGGCAAAAATATTGAAGATATTAAAGTCGTCGCCAATGGGGCAGGAGCAGCCGGAATTGCAATTATTAAGTTATTAATGAGTGTTGGCCTCAAAAACGTGATTATGTGTGATACCAAAGGCGCAATTTATCAAGGCCGTACTGTGGGTATGAACCCTTGGAAAGAACAAATTGCTGCCGCTACTAACCCTGAAAAATATAGCGGTGACCTTGCGGGAGCCCTTGTCGGTGCCGATGTCTTTATCGGCGTATCGGCTGCTGAGGTTCTCAACGAAGAAATGATCCGCTCCATGGCTAAAGATCCTATTGTCTTCTGTCAGGCAAATCCTATCCCTGAGATTTGGCCAATCGAGAGAGCCTTTGAAGCCGGTGCAGCTGTCATTTCCACAGGCCGCTCTGATGTAATAAATCAAATTAACAACGTCTTAGCCTTCCCCGGCATGTTCCGCGGTGCTATTGATGTTAGAGCTACGGATATCAATGATGCCATGAAGATCGCAGCGGCTAAAGCCATTGCTGATTGTGTCTCTCCGGAAGAGCTCAATGCCAAATTTATAATGCCCAGTACCTTGAATCCTGAAGTAGCGCCTGCTGTTGCAGCTGCTACGGCAAAAGCTGCTATCGAAAGCGGAATTGCCCGAAATCCGATTGATCCTGCCAGTATTGCAGAAAATCTTAAGAAGAGACTGGCAAATCAATATAAGTAACTTCTCTACTCACCGAAACAGAGCCGGCCTTTGTTGTCTGAAGACAAGCAAAGCCGGCTCCTTTTTGTTCTGCAGAAAGTATAACTTTTCGCTGCATACTTTCTGAAGGCCCCTTCTCGCCGTCCTGCAAGTCGGCTAATCCTTGCGAAGACAGTGTCTTCTTCGGGCGCCGCCAAGTTTTCTAATAAACTTGTTTGCTCCCATTTATCTCAACTGGTAAAATGAGGTGATTCAAATAGATAAGGAGGAATCCCCTTTGGAGAAACAAGAGATGGAAAAGTGCCCGCTGGGGATCTTTTCGTGGTTTGGTTATGTATTGCCTTTTCAGGAAAGAATCCGCTTGATTAAAGAGGCGGGATTTAGGGCTACATCAATCTGGTGGGAAGATGAAGACCAGCCCTGGCCGAT
This Desulfosporosinus orientis DSM 765 DNA region includes the following protein-coding sequences:
- a CDS encoding IclR family transcriptional regulator translates to MAEKYVQTLERSLDVLEVLAHAEEPLGVTEIGNRISLHKSTVHRILQTLCHRGYVERKKDSERYQLGIKIIELGIRFFNDLEIRKVAAPILSDLVKVLDEVVHLVLPDDGEIVYIDRAESSQVVSMHSKVGRRAPMHCTAVGKALLSTLPEEEVRHILEVKGMTKYTPNTITDPEVLLEGLRKIRTSKISVETEENEIGIICLGTPIFDYSGRAIGAISVSGPASRITEKGIDWIGGELKTAGELVSAKLGFDFFKKAN
- a CDS encoding (Fe-S)-binding protein, which gives rise to MGVLTEVYEMLNTCNKCGGCHTACKTYKLTGAEEMSTRGRIQLIKAVADGKLEPNQEYEDAIMSCLLCGECAVTCPNGVHGNELVMAARRDLKLRKGIKPFAKSFALKTLASPKKLGRGFSLFGGMGKSILNKIDGLDYFRGIDIRNFPTAKKPFLEQVPERIMVQQPKHKVGFYVGCFLNYSLDQTAHSVVKVLTKNDCEVIIPKDQVCCGLPQYCYGDFETAKRNARKTIDTFLDKYKEAEVVLSACASCASMLKHDYLKLFADEPSYLPKVQSFCEKVVEFSEYMAKIGVDESQLHNSSPVTVTYHDPCHMVRGLKVTKQPRQLLQMIPRVEYKEMFEANRCCGAAGLIQAFYHEVSTDITVQKTQNIKDTNADLVATSCPACMLRLQGGINKAGQKQKVMHVADLMANAYED
- a CDS encoding FAD-binding oxidoreductase; translated protein: MSNVNISKLKGIVGDAYVIDSPSEMAKYLKGQGKPGVVVLPGNTSEVSNIVKAANEQNVKLAVGGAVVDTQGLSGGIAMVMSRMDRILEMDKQNLVAIVEPGLLHKEFLLKVMEAGLNFPPEPFEVETSSIGGCFAIGDCDSKSFEYGPTRAFLLGFEMVLPTGEILDIGNKCIKNVSGLDFIHFAVGSQGTFGIFTKLLVKLLPPPEARRAVVGTFTSMHKANAAFNTLIKRNVHPTRMNLINAAYAKDALPGTEGQLVIIDLQGFKESGKNIANEIAAVLTLGGGTDVKIIEDGAEYDQVINGWLKVRAGFNAKPARTVEFTVGPMKMPQALTQLEALTGDLGAYPGVIVEGLLGYVGLALPEGTDKLDLATKVNKLAMSLGGGMKGLLGHKLKAEVYNDAEMWQQTTGLLRELRQQFDPKGILNPGVSLEA
- a CDS encoding FAD-binding oxidoreductase, coding for MLSQAVVKRLKEIVGEKNVVTDKVGLLTYGYDGTLLSGEALGVVSPQTTEQVVEIVKLMNEHNIKLVPRGAGTNESGGTIPSQESVVISFTKMTKIHEIDTENFVAVVEPGVINFDLQVELEKKKFYFPPDPSSFKASTIGGNVGECSGGPKCFKYGVTRDYILGLEVVLPNGKVIQTGGRNFQSEPGYDLTRIMTGAEGILGLITKIFVRIIPMPRAKKTMLAIYDKVEDASKTVADIVAAGIIPTTLELMDNLLINTTEDFTHAGLPRDAGAVLIIEVDGYPEDMDGQVKTIGEIARKFAKDFKIAQSAIEVDQVWTSRRSAFGSVARVRPSYGVNDITVPRSNFPKAIEGVLKVAKDFGVTIGVVAHAGDGNLHPLILFDQRNKEEVETVHAAEQALCMMALDLEGTISGEHGIGLVKKKYLDSEFTPAAMEAFRKIKRSFDPDNRFNPGKIIDL
- a CDS encoding cupin domain-containing protein translates to MQDRVFKLQELAKFDAKVPQKVMVYQSDKTLGAMWCLEPGQEVFLHQHPNADDVWICLEGESGLYFAGEGKEVEISKGVAILAKAGQTHGMRNTGSDRFVFIGIAAPVPVETEKLE
- a CDS encoding ATP-grasp domain-containing protein, which translates into the protein MAKFLEFQGKEWLRKSGLPVPQGRVASTPEEAKQIAEEIGKAVAVKGQVQAGGRGKAGIVKLVNTPDEAAAAAAEILAKTIGKNPIKQVLVEEKLDIKKEYYCSFVINGAREARSPMLMFSAEGGMDIESVPEELIFKVNVDPINGLQIYDAVDVCARAGIPPQDLNKFAGFLSKLSQAYKKLDCQTLEINPFVMTGSGNLVCADCKMEIDNSSVGRHPEFGISIARDLPGAPTELDLIGWSIEETDARGTGFLMNMGYDEVSPGYIGYHPIGGGSAMMGLDALNQVGLKPANYADTSGNPVGSKIYRVAKCVLSQPNIDGYLLGGFMMANQEQWHHAHAIVKVLREILPTQKPGLPCVLLLCGNREDESLEILRTGLADLMTPDGPGKRIEIYGKEYVTDTKFIGQRLLALSKEYRAEKESQGK
- a CDS encoding succinate--CoA ligase subunit alpha translates to MGILINKSTKVIVQGITGREGSVRTKYMKEYGTQVIGGTSPGKAGEQVHGIPVFNTVKEIVREQGEIDFSVIFVPGKILKTAVFEAVDAGVKNIIPCVEGTPIHDIMEMIAYANSKGSRLLGPGSIGIITPGEAVVGWLGGNKEWANKFFKRGNIGVFSRSGGQSGTIPWLLREGGFGVSTVIHTGTEPVLGTSMADLLPMFEADPETKGVAVYAEIGGTQEEECAEVIAAGQFTKPFVVYVAGAWAPAGMRFSHASNIVERGRGSAKSKMEAITKAGGYVAETPTDIPIILKEKIKD
- a CDS encoding HpcH/HpaI aldolase/citrate lyase family protein yields the protein MAIMRSVMYIPGNNPKMVAKAPEFTADIITLDLEDSVPPAEKEAAREIVRENLKYAGSSGAQVYVRINNWETELTNDDLEAIVHEGLHGVTLAKTGCAADVQRLDWKLEELERRRGLEVGSIKISMLLETAKGIINAAECCLASPRNVNAIFGAVDYCRDMRVKLTNEGVEQQYGRAHVAVACRAARIVAIDAPFVDFKNIEAFEKNVAEGRQMGYEGRMIIHPGQIEPSNRMYSPDPADVEWATGVVKVFEEEGIAKGKASVSYNGKMVDTPVYLNAKDILAAQAEIDAKTK
- a CDS encoding NAD(P)-dependent malic enzyme; this translates as MTRIKNLREEALAFHAERPGKLEVRVTCPASDRDDLTLAYSPGVAEPVKEIGKDIENLDIYTNHANFVSIVSNGTAILGLGDLGAAASMPVMEGKALLFKTFGDVDAFPICVNTKDVNKIIELVELTSPTFGGVNLEDIKAPECFQIEEGLKARGIFKGPIFHDDQHGTAVVTLAGLYNALKVVGKNIEDIKVVANGAGAAGIAIIKLLMSVGLKNVIMCDTKGAIYQGRTVGMNPWKEQIAAATNPEKYSGDLAGALVGADVFIGVSAAEVLNEEMIRSMAKDPIVFCQANPIPEIWPIERAFEAGAAVISTGRSDVINQINNVLAFPGMFRGAIDVRATDINDAMKIAAAKAIADCVSPEELNAKFIMPSTLNPEVAPAVAAATAKAAIESGIARNPIDPASIAENLKKRLANQYK